In the uncultured Methanobacterium sp. genome, one interval contains:
- a CDS encoding dihydrofolate reductase family protein: MLPLVTIYNAVSLDGRIAGFIADVELYYELASKWNVDAVLMGSSTVLTGFGVKPGETLPESEDAFQPRVRDPEDDKPLLVVPDSRGQIRIWIELLKMPYIKDILVLCSRSTPQEYLDFLDERYIDYLVVGYQHVDLENAMEELITKFGVKKVRVDSGGVLNGILLRKGLVDELHLLLHPELVGGTVINSIFQESDLDGGETPIKLSLEGVEKIKDDIIYLRYRIFNGMFK; encoded by the coding sequence ATGCTACCACTGGTTACCATTTACAATGCAGTGAGTTTAGACGGGAGAATAGCAGGTTTTATTGCTGATGTGGAGCTTTATTATGAGTTAGCTTCTAAGTGGAATGTGGATGCAGTTTTAATGGGCAGCAGCACCGTACTAACTGGATTTGGTGTCAAACCCGGAGAAACACTTCCAGAATCTGAGGATGCCTTCCAACCAAGGGTGAGGGATCCTGAGGATGATAAGCCTTTACTGGTGGTTCCGGATAGCCGAGGACAGATTCGCATCTGGATTGAATTACTTAAAATGCCCTACATCAAGGATATTCTGGTGTTATGCAGCCGATCTACTCCTCAAGAGTACCTGGACTTCTTAGATGAACGTTACATTGATTATCTGGTGGTGGGATACCAGCACGTGGATCTGGAAAATGCCATGGAAGAACTTATCACCAAATTTGGGGTTAAGAAGGTAAGAGTCGATAGTGGTGGTGTTTTAAATGGAATATTGCTCCGGAAGGGTTTGGTGGATGAATTACACCTCTTGTTACACCCTGAACTGGTGGGTGGAACTGTAATCAATTCTATTTTTCAGGAATCCGATTTGGATGGGGGAGAGACTCCCATCAAATTATCCCTGGAGGGTGTGGAGAAAATTAAGGATGATATCATATATCTCCGGTACAGAATCTTCAATGGGATGTTTAAATGA